In Penicillium psychrofluorescens genome assembly, chromosome: 5, a single window of DNA contains:
- a CDS encoding uncharacterized protein (ID:PFLUO_008417-T1.cds;~source:funannotate), producing the protein MSEPIRNKKADFPVAPTPQNTPANNAPISSRAQQPGVSSITEETLDSAAAASLFARNPALVSMIQGKLGQLVGRSSGYIESLPPSVRRRVAGLKGVQKEHSKLEAQFQEEVLELEKKFFSKFTPLYERRSTIINGAVEPTDDEVDAGKEDEEEEAETKEGEEEPKAEESETKGIPEFWLSAMKNQVSLAEMITERDEDALKHLKDIRMEYLDRPGFRLIFEFTENEFFTNETISKAYYYKDENGYGGDFIYDHAEGSKIDWKDDKDLTLRLESKKQRNKSESVRSPCGGISANMPLVDTKQTRVVKVSMPTESFFNFFSPPQPPSDDDESIASDIEERLELDYQLGEDIKEKLIPRAIDWFTGEALQFEELGEEMDPDEFEDDEDEDDDEDEDDEGSDREVDDDSDEEDGTSKPKKEAAECKQN; encoded by the exons ATGTCGGAGCCCATCAGgaacaagaaggccgacTTTCCGGTCGCCCC GACCCCGCAAAACACGCCGGCCAACAATGCCCCAATCTCCTCCCGCGCCCAGCAGCCCGGCGTCTCCAGCATCACAGAAG AAACCCTGGACAGTGCCGCGGCCGCCTCGCTTTTCGCCCGAAACCCCGCCCTTGTGTCGATGATCCAGGGCAAATTGGGTCAGCTCGTTGGCCGCTCGTCCGGTTACATCGAGTCCCTGCCTCCCTCTGTTCGCCGCCGCGTAGCGGGCCTGAAGGGAGTTCAAAAGGAACACTCCAAGCTGGAGGCCCAGTTCCAGGAAGAGGTTCTCGAACTCGAGAAGAAGTTTTTTTCCAAGTTCACCCCGCTGTACGAGCGCCGGTCCACGATCATCAATGGTGCGGTGGAGCCGACTGATGATGAGGTGGACGCTggcaaggaggatgaggaagaggaggccgagaccaaggaaggcgaggaggagcccaaggcggaggagtCTGAGACCAAGGGCATTCCCGAGTTCTGGCTgtcggccatgaagaaccaGGTCTCTCTGGCCGAGATGATCACTGAGCGGGATGAGGATGCTCTCAAGCACCTCAAGGACATTCGAATGGAGTATCTCGACCGGCCCGGATTTCGCCTCATCTTCGAGTTTACCGAGAACGAGTTTTTCACCAACGAAACCATCTCCAAGGCATACTACTACAAGGACGAAAATGGCTATGGCGGCGATTTCATCTACGACCACGCGGAGGGCTCCAAGATTGACTGGAAGGATGACAAGGACCTGACTCTCCGCCTggagagcaagaagcagcgGAACAAGAGTGAGTCCGTCCGTTCCCCGTGTGGCGGCATCTCAGCTAACATGCCTCTCGTAGATACCAAGCAGACCCGTGTTGTCAAGGTCAGCATGCCCACCGAgtccttcttcaacttcttctctcccccaCAGCCGCCGTCGGATGACGATGAGTCGATTGCCAGCGACATCGAAGAGCGTCTGGAGCTGGACTACCAACTGGGCGAGGAtatcaaggagaagctgatcCCCCGCGCGATTGACTGGTTCACCGGTGAAGCCCTGCAGTTCGAGGAGTTgggcgaggagatggacCCGGATGAGTttgaagacgacgaggatgaggacgacgatgaggatgaggacgatgaggGATCCGACCGtgaggtggatgatgactcggacgaagaggatggcACTTcgaagcccaagaaggaggcggcTGAGTGCAAACAAAACTAG
- a CDS encoding uncharacterized protein (ID:PFLUO_008418-T1.cds;~source:funannotate), with translation MTSHAQSPPGSGPMDLAMPRASRRRDSVRSSVSVVSEVEMARNEVFDGPISESIPSSVVSFAHRRARKDSTVSFTYFQDEEDFAEWPHEDAVDMASDAEDMSVDEFGDADLESARSSFVSKRLSQSRESVEHPLLSRQFSASSYGRDRRTGARLNQKIYIASEDLTAVFAGFSTSITGFAVYVALCILTGGVAYLLFHWLPRWRVRLIGKAMPLGKCQWIAIEDQWNHFTIHGVGAQSYGRPLSTVFVDSLRYDLDEDSDPTMASLHFLDYRHLRFYYHPIEDKFSLIGNWKDPAWTNVKVMRGGLDADERDSREQVFGHNVIDIQQKSVPQLLVDEAFHPFYIFQVASLVLWSMDEYYYYAVCIFLISVSSIAATVLETRSTMQRLREISLFECDVRVLRNGFWRSVPSQDLVPGDVFEFSDPSLNQVPCDCILLSGDCIVNESMLTGESVPVSKSPLTDDALKCLDLSTPSVHPHVAKHFLFSGTKVIRARRPQHVDDDEAVALAVVARTGFLTTKGALVRSMLFPKPSGFKFYRDSFRYIAVMAMIAVLGFIASFVNFVRLGLAWHLIIVRALDLITIVVPPALPATLTIGTNFALSRLKKQDIFCISPQKTVVTKQKFSDLLSETSAGFLIPSQDADTAHDLDKQRKIVYTMATCHSLRVVDDELLGDPLDVKMFQFTGWSYEEGGGRVSEQTNPKYDTIAPSVAKPPFPVYPNNHQPNNSNDSLELGVLRNFEFVSQLRRASVVVRQFGDNGVNVFVKGAPESIRDICVPESLPSDYEDLLNHYTHKGFRVIACATKYERKLSWRKIQKLTRAEAESNLEFVGFIIFENKLKPSTSSVISELNRAEIRNIMCTGDNILTAISVARECNMVGPDESCFMPHFVDGRFFQNASNPSVMLIESEDAGPDSKTSLCWENVDNPDLKLDARTLLPLNSSVEDLSVPGNAIHERKYCLAVTGDVFRWVVDFGSEDVLKRILVCGKVFARMSPDEKHELVEKLQSIDYCCGFCGDGANDCGALKAADVGISLSDAEASVAAPFTSRRFEISCVPALIREGRAALVTSFCCFKYMSLYSAIQFSTVSFLYTSASNLGDFQFLFIDLALILPLAIFMGWTGPYPTLSRKRPTADLVSRKVLTPLLGQISIVILSQLAIFKTVQYQPWFQPPQVDLEKSSIDNSENTSLFLFSCYQYILASIVLSVGPPFRKPLRLNAPLLCTIIVDLLIASYMLFRPSQWVLKVMQLTFMSDSFKGWLLALALGAFSVAWMAERNIFPYLARFLGYANTRLRPSYRKKRREYKVLREEMGM, from the exons atgACCAGCCATGCGCAGTCGCCCCCGGGCTCCGGGCCCATGGATCTCGCGATGCCCAGAGCGAGCCGTCGCCGCGATTCCGTGCGAAGCAG TGTGAGCGTCGTGTCGGAGGTGGAGATGGCGCGGAATGAG GTGTTTGATGGCCCCATTTCAGAGAGCATCCCGTCGAGTGTCGTCTCATTTGCTCATCGCCGCGCCCGAAAGGACTCGACCGTCAGCTTTACTTACTttcaggatgaggaagactTTGCCGAATGGCCGCATGAAGATGCGGTGGACATGGCcagtgatgccgaggataTGTCCGTGGACGAGTTTGGTGATGCAGACCTCGAGTCGGCCCGGTCCTCATTTGTGTCCAAGCGGTTATCGCAGTCCCGGGAGTCTGTCGAGCACCCTCTTCTTTCGCGTCAAttctccgccagctcctATGGCCGCGATCGAAGGACCGGCGCAAGATTGAACCAGAAAATATACATCGCGTCGGAGGACCTGACCGCTGTTTTTGCTGGGTTCTCCACTAGCATCACCGGCTTTGCTGTTTATGTTGCTCTGTGCATCTTAACTGGGGGTGTTGCCTACCTTCTGTTCCATTGGTTACCGCGATGGCGCGTTCGGTTGATTGGTAAGGCAATGCCTCTGGGGAAATGCCAGTGGATCGCAATTGAG GACCAATGGAATCACTTTACTATTCATGGTGTCGGGGCTCAGTCATATGGACGCCCGCTCTCGACCGTCTTCGTGGACTCATTGCGTTATGACTTGGACGAAGATAGTGATCCGACGATGGCATCTCTTCACTTTCTCGACTACAGACATCTTCGTTTTTATTATCATCCAATTGAGGACAAATTCAGCCTGATAGGTAACTGGAAAGATCCTGCATGGACGAATGTAAAAGTCATGCGAGGAGGCTTGGATGCCGACGAGCGTGACAGCCGAGAGCAGGTCTTCGGACACAACGTCATCGATATTCAACAAAAGAGTGTTCCACAGCTTCTCGTGGACGAG GCTTTTCATCCGTTCTATATCTTCCAAGTTGCAAGTCTGGTTCTATGGTCGATGGATGAGTACTACTACTATGCGGTCTGTATCTTCCTTATCTCCGTTTCTAGCATTGCGGCTACGGTTCTGGAGACGAGATCG ACGATGCAACGGCTGCGGGAAATTTCTCTTTTTGAATGTGATGTTCGGGTCCTCCGAAATGGATTTT GGCGTTCTGTTCCCTCTCAAGATCTCGTCCCAGGTGATGTTTTTGAGTTTTCCGACCCATCATTGAATCAGGTTCCATGCGATTGTATCTTGTTGTCAGGCGACTGTATCGTCAACGAGAGCATGCTCACCG GTGAATCCGTTCCCGTCTCCAAATCGCCCTTGACAGACGATGCACTTAAATGCCTTGACTTGAGCACCCCTTCCGTTCACCCTCATGTGGCGAAGCATTTTCTTTTCAGCGGGACCAAAGTCATTCGAGCACGACGACCTCAGCatgttgatgacgacgaggcAGTTGCTCTCGCAGTCGTTGCTCGGACGGGGTTCCTCACCACGAAGGGTGCTTTGGTACGCTCGATGCTCTTCCCGAAGCCCTCTGGTTTCAAATTCTACCGGGATTCTTTTCGGTATATCGCGGTCATGGCAATGATTGCTGTTCTTGGCTTCATTGCTTCGTTTGTCAATTTTGTCCGGTTAGGT CTTGCCTGGCATTTGATCATTGTCCGAGCACTCGATTTGATCACGATTGTTGTtccgccagctctgccaGCAACCCTCACCATTGGAACGAATTTTGCGTTATCACGTCTCAAAAAACAGGATATATTTTGCATCAGCCCTCAGAA GACGGTTGTTACCAAACAGAA ATTTTCGGACTTGCTGTCGGAAACATCAGCTGGGTTTCTTATTCCCTCCCAGGACGCCGACACCGCACACGATCTTGATAAACAGAGAAAGATCGTATACACCATGGCCACATGCCACTCTCTCCGAGTTGTTGATGACGAACTACTCGGCGATCCTCTCGATGTCAAGATGTTTCAATTTACAGGTTGGTCGTATGAGGAAGGAGGCGGTCGTGTCTCGGAGCAAACAAACCCCAAATACGACACGATAGCACCGTCCGTGGCAAAACCACCTTTTCCAGTGTATCCTAACAACCACCAGCCGAACAACTCCAAT GATTCCCTAGAGCTTGGAGTTCTTCGAAATTTCGAGTTTGTTTCCCAGTTGCGCCGTGCAAGCGTGGTTGTCAGACAGTTCGGAGACAACGGTGTCAATGTTTTCGTCAAGGGTGCCCCAGAAAGCATTCGGGATATATGTGTGCCCGAAAGCC TACCGTCCGATTACGAAGACCTTCTCAATCACTACACTCACAAAGGCTTTCGTGTGATTGCCTGTGCCACCAAATACGAACGGAAACTTAGTTGgaggaagatccagaaacTAACTCGGGCTGAAGCCGAAAGCAACCTCGAATTCGTGGGCTTCATTATCTTCGAAAATAAGCTGAAACCCAGTACCTCCAGCGTGATCTCTGAGCTAAACAGGGCCGAGATTCGGAACATCATGTGCACAGGCGACAATATCCTGACGGCAATCAGCGTTGCTCGTGAATGCAACATGGTGGGCCCGGATGAATCTTGCTTCATGCCGCATTTCGTCGATGGTCGGTTCTTCCAGAATGCATCGAATCCCTCCGTTATGCTAATCGAAAGTGAAGATGCTGGCCCCGATTCCAAGACCTCCCTTTGTTGGGAAAACGTTGACAATCCAGACCTCAAATTGGACGCAAGGACTCTCTTG CCCCTGAATTCTTCTGTAGAGGACTTATCTGTGCCGGGGAATGCTATTCATGAGCGGAAATATTGCCTTGCAGTCACTGGAGACGTGTTCCGATGGGTGGTTGATTTCGGCAGTGAGGATGTTCTGAAAAGG ATACTTGTTTGCGGAAAAGTGTTCGCAAGGATGTCGCCAGACGAGAAGCACGAGCTTGTGGAAAAACTGCAGTCGATTGATTATTGCTGTGGTTTCTGCGGTGATGGTGCAAACGATTGCGGTGCATTAAAAGCAGCTGACGTTGGCATTTCGCTGTCGGACGCCGAGGCATCGGTCGCTGCGCCCTTCACCAGCCGCCGATTTGAAATATCCTGTGTCCCAGCATTGATTCG GGAGGGCCGAGCCGCGTTGGTGAcaagcttctgctgcttcaAGTATATGAGTCTTTACTCGGCAATTCAGTTCTCCACTGTCAGTTTTCTTTATACCTCGGCGTCCAACCTTGGCGACTTTCAA TTCCTGTTCATCGACCTCGCCCTCATTCTTCCACTCGCCATCTTCA TGGGCTGGACGGGTCCTTATCCCACGCTCTCCCGGAAGCGCCCAACTGCAGACCTGGTCTCGCGGAAGGTGTTGACACCATTGTTGGGACAGATCTCGATTGTCATTTTGTCTCAACTTGCAATCTTCAAAACCGTCCAATACCAGCCATG GTTCCAACCTCCCCAGGTTGATCTCGAGAAAAGCAGCATTGACAACTCGGAGAACACCTCACTGTTTTTGTTCTCATGTTACCAGTACATCTTGGCTAGTATCGTACTCAGTGTGGGGCCGCCATTCCGGAAGCCATTGCGACTGAACG CTCCGCTTCTTTGCACCATCATTGTGGATCTACTGATTGCCAGCTATATGCTCTTCCGCCCATCACAGTGGGTGTTGAAAGTGATGCAGCTGACATTCATGTCCGACAGCTTCAAAGGGTGGTTGCTTGCACTTGCGCTTGGCGCCTTTTCCGTGGCTTGGATGGCGGAGAGAAACATCTTTCCATATTTGGCACGATTCCTCGGGTACGCCAACACACGCCTACGGCCAAGTTATCGCAAAAAGCGTCGTGAGTATAAGGTTCTTCGCGAGGAGATGGGCATGTGA